In the Ensifer adhaerens genome, one interval contains:
- a CDS encoding IclR family transcriptional regulator: protein MGTVETTPPLERYIRILESIAVSQACNVSEISQTCDLPIGTAHRLMQNLLQSGLIVAGGGKQKEYQLGQRLLRLIHAGSNSVRLAIAVQPILDELANRLSYTCFLTRLVGHKVISVAWAAPGDGLHGYVVPGHTLAPHVAASAKAILAFQSKDIVDKALSGPLPKLTESSKIDRADIEREYEQVRLSDYATCWNEMENGLGAIAVPVPLPMVGVAYSIGTAGLIDRLVQRPEQETVEILRSAVAPMQRALREPSPKSDEQAQI from the coding sequence TTGGGAACGGTCGAGACAACCCCTCCTCTGGAGCGTTATATCCGAATACTGGAAAGCATTGCAGTCTCTCAAGCGTGCAATGTTTCGGAAATCTCTCAAACCTGCGACCTTCCTATCGGCACCGCGCATCGCCTTATGCAAAATTTGCTGCAATCTGGTTTGATCGTTGCCGGCGGCGGAAAGCAAAAGGAATACCAACTCGGACAGCGGCTTCTTCGGCTTATTCACGCTGGATCGAATAGCGTACGGCTGGCTATCGCAGTACAGCCAATATTGGATGAGCTGGCGAACCGCCTGTCTTACACCTGCTTTCTTACCCGGTTGGTAGGCCACAAGGTCATTTCGGTAGCGTGGGCTGCGCCGGGTGACGGGCTCCATGGATATGTTGTTCCTGGCCATACGTTGGCACCACACGTAGCGGCTTCTGCGAAGGCGATCTTAGCCTTTCAGTCCAAGGACATCGTGGATAAGGCCTTGAGTGGCCCTCTACCCAAACTGACCGAAAGCAGCAAGATTGATCGCGCTGACATTGAGCGTGAATATGAACAGGTGCGGTTGAGCGACTACGCAACGTGTTGGAACGAGATGGAAAACGGGTTGGGAGCAATCGCGGTACCGGTGCCCCTCCCCATGGTCGGTGTAGCTTACAGTATCGGCACCGCTGGCTTGATCGACCGGCTTGTCCAGAGGCCGGAGCAGGAAACGGTCGAGATACTGCGGTCGGCTGTTGCTCCCATGCAGCGAGCGCTGCGGGAACCTTCACCAAAGTCCGACGAGCAAGCACAGATCTGA
- a CDS encoding molybdopterin cofactor-binding domain-containing protein — protein MTQDRLLSRRSFLASSGIAVAFALAGPALAQHAGGGEGGAGPAVVAPELLGSLKSWPHLDAWIQIDAVGHATVFTGKAELGQGIKTALLQVAAEELDLEPGKVTVVTVDTDLTPDEGLTAGSHSMQDSGTAIRNAAANVRMLLIQNAAARLNVSVDHLETQGDGTIRAADGRSLSYAEIASSLALHVKAIPNAPLRQTEHFRTMGRSIPRLDIPAKTTGGQAFIHDMRLPGMLHARVVRGPSEGTRLKLPERSEIEAMPGLVKFVQHGSFQAVLANKEWDAIRLMRKLQASPFELARAEFPTGSVEETLKSLPAKDIVILDVHKPAADPVETVAAKYSRHWISHGSIGPSCALAWLRGDILTIWTHSQGTFDVRRVAADLLRYPIEKIRAIHVEGSGCYGQNGADDVAAEAALIAMSVPGRPIRLQWMREQEFGWEPLGPGMITEVQAGLDASKRIVTWKYEVWSNPHNNRPVNAGGVLVGSEVVPAFPVPVGKPIPMPEGDGSRNSNPLYDLPNMNVLYHFIKDMPVRVSALRSLGAHLNVFSIESMFDELALVGDVDPLDLRLAHMSDERARRVMESATQAFGWRSRKKETPMHGFGMAFARYKNIGAYFAVCLEVKVEQNTGQISVVRAEASIDCGEPVSPDGIRNQVEGAIIQSLSWCTREAVGRTPSLRTTFDWSGYPILRFLDIPGNINVSIEPQPGAPFLGVAECGQGPTSAALANAVADATGVRFRDMPITPATVRAAVVNL, from the coding sequence ATGACACAAGACCGATTGCTATCCAGGCGTTCCTTCCTCGCTTCAAGCGGCATCGCGGTGGCATTTGCCCTAGCCGGACCCGCGCTAGCGCAGCATGCTGGTGGAGGTGAAGGTGGCGCTGGTCCCGCGGTCGTGGCTCCCGAACTGCTGGGTAGCCTTAAGTCGTGGCCTCACCTCGACGCTTGGATTCAGATCGACGCCGTTGGCCACGCGACTGTTTTCACCGGGAAGGCTGAGCTTGGCCAAGGAATCAAGACTGCCTTGCTTCAAGTGGCCGCGGAAGAGCTGGATCTCGAGCCCGGGAAAGTGACTGTAGTTACCGTCGATACGGATCTGACCCCCGACGAGGGCCTCACCGCGGGGAGCCACTCTATGCAAGACAGCGGCACAGCGATCCGAAATGCCGCTGCCAACGTCCGGATGCTTCTGATACAGAACGCCGCTGCTAGGCTGAATGTATCCGTAGATCACTTGGAGACTCAAGGGGACGGTACTATCAGGGCCGCCGACGGCCGATCCCTGTCGTACGCGGAAATTGCCAGCTCGCTTGCTCTGCATGTCAAAGCGATCCCCAACGCGCCATTGAGGCAAACCGAGCACTTCCGCACCATGGGACGGAGTATACCGCGCCTGGATATCCCGGCCAAAACGACCGGAGGTCAGGCTTTTATCCACGATATGAGGTTGCCGGGGATGCTGCATGCGCGGGTTGTTCGCGGTCCAAGTGAAGGCACTCGTCTAAAATTGCCAGAGCGCTCGGAAATCGAGGCCATGCCCGGACTAGTGAAATTCGTACAGCATGGTAGCTTTCAGGCGGTACTTGCAAACAAGGAATGGGACGCTATTCGTCTGATGCGAAAGCTTCAGGCATCGCCATTCGAGTTGGCACGAGCGGAATTTCCGACAGGTTCCGTAGAGGAAACGCTAAAAAGCTTGCCCGCAAAAGATATCGTTATCTTGGATGTTCATAAGCCAGCTGCTGACCCAGTGGAAACGGTTGCCGCGAAATACTCCCGGCACTGGATAAGCCATGGTTCGATCGGTCCGTCTTGTGCGTTGGCCTGGCTTAGAGGCGACATTTTAACGATATGGACGCATAGTCAGGGAACATTTGACGTGCGTCGCGTCGCCGCCGACTTGCTAAGGTACCCCATAGAAAAAATCCGAGCGATCCATGTCGAAGGATCCGGTTGCTATGGGCAGAACGGTGCAGACGACGTCGCAGCCGAAGCGGCGCTGATCGCAATGTCCGTGCCTGGCCGCCCTATTCGCTTGCAATGGATGCGCGAGCAGGAGTTTGGCTGGGAGCCATTGGGCCCCGGCATGATTACTGAAGTGCAAGCCGGTCTCGACGCTAGTAAGAGAATCGTGACTTGGAAATACGAGGTTTGGAGCAACCCGCACAATAACCGTCCCGTCAACGCCGGAGGCGTTTTGGTCGGTAGTGAGGTAGTGCCTGCGTTCCCTGTGCCGGTGGGTAAGCCCATTCCAATGCCCGAGGGCGACGGAAGTCGAAACTCTAATCCCCTCTACGATCTGCCAAACATGAATGTACTGTATCACTTCATCAAAGATATGCCTGTCAGAGTTTCAGCTCTCCGCTCATTAGGAGCTCATCTCAACGTGTTTTCGATCGAAAGCATGTTTGATGAACTGGCACTCGTTGGTGACGTGGATCCGCTTGATCTGCGTCTAGCCCATATGTCCGATGAGCGGGCGAGGCGGGTAATGGAGAGCGCGACTCAAGCATTCGGATGGCGGAGTCGAAAGAAAGAGACCCCCATGCATGGCTTCGGGATGGCTTTCGCTCGTTACAAGAATATCGGTGCCTACTTCGCGGTATGCCTTGAAGTTAAGGTGGAACAAAACACAGGTCAGATCAGTGTTGTGCGAGCGGAGGCGTCAATTGACTGCGGCGAGCCGGTCAGCCCGGACGGGATCCGCAATCAGGTCGAAGGCGCAATTATCCAATCGCTTAGCTGGTGTACAAGAGAAGCTGTTGGTCGGACCCCTTCATTACGCACCACGTTCGACTGGAGTGGGTACCCCATACTCCGCTTCCTTGATATCCCAGGAAACATAAACGTCTCCATCGAACCGCAGCCGGGGGCCCCGTTCCTAGGGGTTGCTGAGTGTGGGCAGGGACCCACGTCGGCAGCTCTCGCCAACGCAGTCGCGGATGCGACTGGGGTTCGCTTCAGGGATATGCCGATAACGCCGGCAACTGTACGGGCGGCCGTTGTGAATCTCTAG
- a CDS encoding (2Fe-2S)-binding protein, which yields MTIKLNINGDQYPVDADPSTPLLYVLRDELELNGAKYGCGLGQCGACTVIVDGNPIFSCLTPIRVIADRAVTTIEGLGTADKPGPVQLAFQEEQAVQCGYCIAGMIMRAQALLDNNPSPTDEEIRVHMQPNLCRCGTHARILRAVRRASDAIIAATGASK from the coding sequence ATGACCATAAAACTGAACATCAACGGAGACCAATATCCCGTTGACGCCGATCCCAGTACGCCATTGCTCTACGTTCTGCGTGATGAGCTGGAACTTAATGGCGCGAAGTACGGCTGCGGATTGGGACAGTGCGGAGCTTGCACCGTCATTGTAGATGGCAATCCCATCTTTTCCTGCTTGACGCCAATCCGGGTCATCGCTGATCGCGCTGTAACTACAATCGAAGGTCTAGGCACTGCAGACAAGCCTGGTCCAGTTCAATTGGCCTTTCAGGAAGAGCAAGCTGTGCAATGCGGCTACTGCATTGCGGGGATGATTATGCGAGCGCAAGCCCTTCTGGACAACAACCCGTCGCCGACCGATGAAGAAATACGGGTCCACATGCAACCTAACCTTTGTCGATGCGGTACACACGCTCGTATTTTGCGAGCCGTGCGCAGAGCTAGCGACGCGATCATCGCGGCGACCGGAGCCTCGAAATAA
- a CDS encoding ABC transporter substrate-binding protein — protein MKRMSLMLGGCVAAMFSVAAHAESLTIATVNTGDLTRMQQLSEEFTKNNPDIQLDWVTLEEGVLRERLTTDIATKGGQYDVMNIGTYEVPIWAKQGWILPLDKLGADYDIDDLLPGVRSALSLDGKLYAAPFYGESAMIMYRTDMFKKAGLKMPEAPTWEFIADAARKMTDRTTGVNGICLRGKAGWGENMALLTTMTNTFGGRWFDENWQPQFDKPEWKATLQFYADLMKDAGPIGASSNGFNENLALFQQGKCGMWIDATVAASFVSNPKESTVADKVGYALFPTKQGVSNHGNWLWAWSLTVPASSQKSEIAQKFIAWATSKQYTELVASKEGWANVPPGTRTSLYKNPEYLKAAPFADLTLSAMNAADMTKPSVQPVPYIGGQFVAIPEFQGIGTTVGQLFSAVIAGQSSVDDALAQAQTTTVREMTRAGYIK, from the coding sequence ATGAAGCGCATGAGTCTGATGCTCGGTGGCTGCGTTGCGGCCATGTTCTCGGTTGCTGCACACGCAGAATCGCTGACGATCGCGACGGTCAACACCGGTGACCTGACGCGCATGCAGCAGCTGTCCGAGGAATTCACGAAGAACAACCCGGATATCCAGCTCGACTGGGTCACGTTGGAGGAGGGGGTTCTTCGCGAGCGCCTGACCACCGACATCGCCACCAAGGGCGGCCAGTACGACGTCATGAACATCGGCACTTACGAGGTGCCGATCTGGGCCAAGCAGGGTTGGATCCTGCCGCTCGACAAACTCGGCGCCGACTATGATATCGACGATTTGCTCCCCGGCGTTCGCAGCGCGTTGTCCTTGGATGGGAAGCTTTATGCGGCTCCGTTCTACGGCGAGTCCGCCATGATTATGTACCGCACGGACATGTTCAAAAAGGCCGGCCTCAAGATGCCGGAAGCCCCGACCTGGGAATTCATCGCCGATGCTGCCCGCAAGATGACTGACCGTACGACGGGCGTGAACGGCATCTGCCTGCGCGGCAAGGCCGGTTGGGGCGAAAACATGGCCCTGCTGACCACGATGACGAACACCTTCGGCGGTCGCTGGTTCGACGAAAACTGGCAGCCGCAGTTCGACAAGCCGGAGTGGAAGGCAACGCTTCAATTTTACGCAGACCTGATGAAGGATGCCGGCCCGATCGGCGCATCCTCGAACGGCTTCAACGAAAACCTCGCACTCTTCCAGCAGGGCAAGTGCGGGATGTGGATCGACGCCACTGTTGCAGCATCCTTCGTTTCGAATCCGAAGGAATCGACGGTCGCCGACAAGGTCGGCTATGCCCTCTTCCCCACCAAGCAGGGGGTAAGCAATCACGGCAACTGGCTTTGGGCCTGGAGCCTGACGGTTCCGGCGAGTTCGCAGAAGTCTGAAATCGCGCAGAAGTTCATCGCCTGGGCGACGAGCAAGCAGTATACCGAGCTGGTCGCCTCCAAGGAGGGTTGGGCAAACGTTCCTCCGGGCACGCGTACTTCGCTCTACAAGAATCCGGAATACCTGAAGGCCGCCCCCTTCGCCGATCTGACGCTTTCCGCGATGAATGCAGCCGACATGACCAAGCCCTCCGTTCAGCCGGTCCCCTATATCGGCGGCCAGTTCGTCGCGATCCCCGAATTCCAGGGCATTGGCACGACCGTCGGTCAGCTTTTCTCCGCGGTCATCGCGGGACAGTCCTCCGTTGACGATGCGCTGGCGCAGGCGCAGACCACAACAGTGCGCGAAATGACCCGCGCCGGATACATCAAATAA
- a CDS encoding XdhC family protein — MDEFAQKSDRPTELQNSGITAPRMGLVTDDEIEVLKFAVDAWGSGLGCCLVTLVETRGGAPRALGAQMAVREDSLYCGFVSGGCTEAAIAAEAREALKSGADRFFRLGDGSKFFDIVLPCGGGIEVSIHVLREVETLSALLANIERRVRSCLFYDPDEQALRTYPFSGQSSWEDGRFLRAYRPRPRIWLSGGIVETTVAARVATAVRYQVHHDGAPTPQTPAIDQDTAVVILHHDLEKEIPMLRSALDARPFYIGALGSKRTHERRSEALRELGYQETDIARIKAPIGIFGKTRDSHSLALSVLADIAKARETEP; from the coding sequence ATGGATGAATTTGCCCAAAAGTCAGATCGCCCGACAGAACTACAAAACTCCGGTATCACGGCCCCCAGAATGGGCCTTGTGACTGACGATGAGATCGAAGTATTGAAGTTTGCGGTAGACGCTTGGGGGAGCGGCCTCGGCTGCTGCCTTGTTACATTAGTGGAAACTCGTGGCGGCGCGCCGAGGGCTTTAGGCGCGCAAATGGCAGTACGCGAAGATTCTCTTTACTGTGGTTTCGTCTCGGGGGGCTGCACCGAGGCGGCGATTGCAGCGGAAGCGCGTGAAGCGCTAAAAAGCGGCGCGGATCGTTTTTTTCGTCTTGGCGACGGCTCTAAGTTCTTCGACATCGTCCTGCCATGCGGTGGGGGGATTGAGGTTTCAATCCATGTGTTACGGGAGGTCGAGACGCTTAGTGCGCTCTTGGCGAACATCGAACGACGGGTGCGGTCCTGTCTTTTTTACGATCCCGACGAACAAGCACTGCGCACCTACCCCTTTAGCGGGCAGTCAAGCTGGGAAGATGGCCGGTTTTTACGGGCGTATCGACCGCGTCCAAGGATTTGGCTTTCCGGCGGAATTGTCGAGACCACCGTTGCCGCCCGTGTTGCCACCGCAGTTCGGTATCAAGTCCACCACGACGGTGCACCGACCCCCCAAACTCCAGCGATCGATCAGGACACGGCGGTGGTGATTCTCCACCATGACCTCGAAAAGGAAATCCCGATGCTGCGGTCTGCACTAGACGCGCGCCCATTTTACATTGGCGCACTTGGGAGCAAACGTACGCATGAACGTCGATCAGAAGCTCTCCGTGAACTTGGGTACCAGGAAACTGATATTGCACGGATCAAGGCACCTATCGGCATTTTCGGCAAAACACGCGATTCACATTCCCTAGCGCTGTCTGTCCTTGCGGATATAGCGAAGGCGCGCGAAACGGAGCCTTGA
- a CDS encoding ABC transporter ATP-binding protein: MGNIVLKKVNKSFGATQVIPGIDLAIEDGEFVVFVGPSGCGKSTLLRLIAGLEDTTSGAIEIDGKDVTAAAPAKRGLAMVFQSYALYPHMSVAKNIAFPLKMAKMSQAAIDKKVADAARVLNLTNYLERRPGQLSGGQRQRVAIGRAIVREPSAFLFDEPLSNLDAALRGSMRLEISELHHQLKTTMIYVTHDQVEAMTMADKIVVLNAGNIEQVGSPMELYHRPNNLFVAGFIGSPKMNLITGNIAGPFNAQTIGVRPEQIAISKTEGAWRGSVGVAEHLGADTFVYVHTEQAGNVTVRAPGNIEIRHGDVVYLTPDPAHIHRFDRVGLAIR; encoded by the coding sequence ATGGGCAATATCGTTCTCAAGAAAGTCAACAAGTCCTTCGGCGCAACGCAGGTCATTCCGGGAATCGACCTTGCCATCGAGGACGGCGAGTTCGTCGTCTTCGTCGGCCCGTCCGGCTGTGGTAAATCCACGCTTCTGCGTCTCATAGCCGGCCTCGAAGATACCACGAGCGGGGCCATCGAGATCGACGGCAAGGATGTGACCGCGGCCGCGCCTGCCAAGCGCGGGCTCGCCATGGTCTTTCAGTCCTACGCACTCTATCCGCACATGAGCGTCGCCAAGAACATCGCCTTCCCCCTGAAGATGGCGAAGATGTCGCAGGCGGCGATAGACAAGAAGGTCGCCGACGCTGCGCGCGTCCTGAACCTCACCAACTATCTCGAGCGCCGACCGGGCCAACTGTCGGGCGGCCAGCGCCAGCGTGTCGCCATCGGCCGGGCCATCGTGCGCGAGCCCTCGGCCTTCCTCTTCGACGAACCGCTCTCCAACCTCGACGCTGCGCTGCGCGGGTCCATGCGGCTGGAGATCAGCGAACTGCATCACCAGCTGAAAACGACGATGATCTATGTCACGCACGACCAGGTCGAGGCGATGACCATGGCCGACAAGATCGTTGTGCTCAATGCCGGCAATATCGAACAGGTCGGGTCCCCGATGGAACTCTACCATCGGCCGAACAACCTCTTTGTTGCCGGGTTTATCGGCTCGCCGAAGATGAACCTCATCACCGGCAATATAGCCGGCCCGTTCAATGCGCAGACGATCGGCGTCCGCCCCGAACAGATCGCGATCTCCAAAACCGAGGGCGCATGGAGGGGTTCTGTCGGCGTCGCGGAACACCTAGGAGCCGACACCTTCGTCTATGTCCACACGGAGCAGGCCGGCAATGTGACAGTGCGAGCGCCGGGCAACATCGAGATTAGGCATGGCGACGTCGTATACCTGACGCCGGATCCCGCCCACATCCATCGCTTCGACCGGGTCGGGCTGGCAATTCGCTAG
- a CDS encoding helix-turn-helix domain-containing protein yields MAKCPADLSGELLEHYGLIDLAISDEVSRLVIDAINRVELDETTAIDLIKKAAALLRSPVHSVQPRPERVERSGLAPWQINHLKQYIEQNLTMPMTRADLAQVVRLSTSYFSVAFRVSFGTSPHNFLMRRRVERAKQRLSETDAPLSEIALDCGLADQAHLSRVFRRATGTTPSRWRRFNRRFENERDNLKRYPEKAAARV; encoded by the coding sequence ATGGCCAAGTGTCCCGCTGATCTATCCGGCGAGCTTCTAGAACACTACGGTCTAATCGATCTTGCAATTTCGGATGAGGTATCTCGCCTGGTGATAGATGCGATCAACCGTGTCGAACTCGATGAGACAACGGCCATCGACTTGATCAAAAAGGCTGCGGCCCTCTTGCGATCCCCAGTGCATTCCGTTCAGCCAAGGCCCGAGCGTGTAGAGCGCAGTGGCTTAGCCCCCTGGCAGATCAATCATCTTAAGCAATACATCGAACAAAACCTTACTATGCCCATGACGCGCGCCGACCTTGCCCAAGTCGTTAGATTGAGCACGAGCTATTTTTCTGTAGCTTTCAGAGTGAGCTTTGGAACGTCACCACACAATTTCCTCATGCGGAGACGCGTCGAGCGTGCCAAGCAAAGGCTATCAGAAACGGACGCACCCTTGAGCGAAATTGCGTTGGATTGTGGACTTGCTGATCAAGCGCACCTGTCCCGGGTATTTCGTCGTGCGACCGGCACGACCCCCAGCCGCTGGCGTCGATTTAACAGGCGGTTCGAAAATGAACGTGACAATCTGAAGCGCTACCCTGAAAAAGCGGCTGCCAGAGTGTAG
- a CDS encoding LacI family DNA-binding transcriptional regulator, translating into MMTGRVNRKERATIAKPLQRATMRDVAALADVSIKTVSRVINGERYISENISQRVNEAIQRLNYRHNLAASQLRAGANSSAVGVILVDISNPFSAAVHRAVEDVFRETGVAVFLASTDEESDRERAAVHAFSKRRVDGLVIMPASHDQGYLRTEMAAGTHVVIIDRPPAFLNVDSVVSENRKGAKIGVDHLLRHGHRRIGFVGDWPTVASSQLRLAGYEDALTGANIELDPTIVLQGFPDAVAVQSATEKMLAADPAITALFVAQNALCSPAMRAVFALGKRKEIAIVGFDGFDGADLIEPGLTVIAQDPALIGKTAAELLLKRMNGENPEPSAQTLRTHLIIRGSGEIAGPFFENR; encoded by the coding sequence ATGATGACGGGACGGGTCAACAGAAAAGAAAGGGCCACGATTGCGAAACCCTTGCAGCGGGCCACAATGCGCGATGTTGCAGCACTGGCGGATGTCAGCATCAAAACCGTTTCGCGGGTTATCAACGGCGAGAGATACATATCCGAAAACATCTCACAACGCGTAAACGAGGCGATACAGCGTCTCAATTACCGCCACAATCTCGCCGCGAGCCAGCTTCGCGCCGGCGCCAACTCCTCTGCCGTCGGCGTTATCCTTGTCGATATTTCCAACCCCTTCTCCGCGGCTGTTCACCGCGCCGTTGAGGATGTCTTTCGCGAGACCGGGGTCGCCGTGTTCCTCGCATCCACGGATGAGGAATCCGATCGGGAAAGGGCCGCAGTGCACGCTTTTTCCAAGCGACGCGTTGACGGCCTAGTGATCATGCCGGCGAGCCACGACCAGGGCTACCTTCGCACAGAGATGGCAGCAGGAACGCATGTCGTCATTATCGACCGACCTCCAGCATTTCTGAACGTTGATTCGGTGGTCTCCGAGAATCGGAAAGGCGCAAAGATCGGCGTCGATCATCTTCTCCGCCATGGCCATCGGCGTATCGGATTCGTCGGTGATTGGCCGACGGTCGCCTCTTCTCAGTTGCGACTAGCAGGATACGAGGACGCCTTAACCGGCGCGAACATCGAACTGGATCCGACGATCGTTCTGCAGGGCTTTCCCGACGCGGTAGCTGTTCAAAGCGCAACAGAGAAGATGCTGGCGGCGGATCCCGCTATCACGGCGCTGTTTGTCGCGCAGAATGCGCTTTGCTCACCAGCGATGCGCGCCGTGTTTGCCTTGGGCAAACGCAAGGAGATCGCTATCGTTGGCTTCGATGGCTTCGATGGTGCCGACCTGATAGAACCCGGCCTCACCGTAATCGCGCAGGACCCGGCCTTGATCGGGAAGACTGCGGCAGAGCTTCTCCTCAAACGCATGAACGGAGAAAATCCGGAGCCGTCCGCACAAACTCTCCGCACTCATCTGATCATTCGCGGCTCGGGCGAGATCGCGGGTCCGTTCTTCGAAAACCGGTAG
- a CDS encoding c-type cytochrome yields MSSNRKSLRAALFATTIAALGGIAVAFWYAYEPAIDKISRPDRESFSPDAIRRGEQLATVGDCIVCHTSEGGQPFAGARPLPTPFGTLYSTNITPDEDSGIGTWSEPAFIRAMKQGVRRDGSHLYPALPYEHFTHVRDEDLKDVYAFLMTRQPVMQQAPDNDLLPGLGFRPLLAGWKMLFLDQANFEPIASQTDEWNRGKYLVDGLAHCGGCHTPRNIAGGEKSGSEFAGGMAEGWIAPALDSSNPSAATWSEESLFDYLKTGFDQMHGVAAGPMGPVSEGLSNLADSDVSAIATYISSIMKDDGTEAVKEPADPIDNAQRAANDFPEGAQIFQGACASCHESGSPMLHQGRPPLSHLTSVKTGDPTNAVAAVLQGVAALPGKGAFMPAFGRNMSDKDLAQVLGYVRARFTHQTEWKNLEEIVASSRSKE; encoded by the coding sequence ATGTCATCAAACCGAAAAAGCCTCCGTGCGGCATTATTCGCAACGACGATCGCTGCTCTTGGCGGTATCGCTGTTGCATTCTGGTATGCTTATGAACCGGCTATCGACAAAATTTCTCGACCGGACCGCGAGAGCTTTAGCCCCGACGCGATCCGGCGCGGAGAGCAACTGGCTACTGTCGGCGACTGTATCGTCTGTCATACGTCGGAAGGTGGCCAACCCTTTGCAGGGGCCAGGCCACTTCCGACGCCCTTCGGAACGCTCTATTCCACGAATATAACGCCCGACGAGGATTCCGGGATCGGAACTTGGTCTGAGCCGGCGTTCATCCGGGCAATGAAGCAGGGCGTGCGTCGCGACGGCAGCCACCTTTATCCAGCTCTGCCCTATGAACATTTCACTCATGTCCGGGACGAAGACTTGAAAGACGTGTACGCATTTTTGATGACCCGTCAGCCGGTCATGCAACAAGCCCCAGACAACGATTTGTTGCCAGGACTGGGATTTAGGCCGCTTTTAGCGGGCTGGAAAATGTTGTTTCTCGATCAGGCGAACTTTGAGCCTATCGCCTCGCAAACAGATGAATGGAACCGTGGCAAATATCTCGTCGACGGGCTGGCGCACTGTGGAGGCTGTCATACTCCCCGCAACATTGCTGGCGGGGAGAAGTCAGGCAGCGAGTTTGCTGGCGGCATGGCAGAAGGCTGGATTGCTCCTGCGCTTGATTCCAGCAACCCTTCAGCGGCTACGTGGTCTGAGGAATCGCTATTCGACTACCTCAAGACGGGCTTCGATCAGATGCATGGTGTTGCAGCCGGGCCGATGGGCCCAGTGTCAGAGGGTCTGTCGAACTTGGCCGACTCCGATGTGAGCGCAATCGCTACCTACATCTCTTCGATCATGAAAGACGATGGCACAGAAGCGGTCAAGGAGCCAGCGGACCCAATCGACAATGCGCAGAGAGCGGCCAACGATTTCCCAGAAGGTGCGCAAATCTTCCAAGGCGCATGCGCGAGTTGCCATGAGTCTGGTTCCCCGATGCTACATCAAGGTCGGCCGCCGCTTTCCCACCTGACATCGGTCAAGACGGGCGATCCCACAAATGCGGTCGCCGCTGTGTTGCAGGGGGTTGCGGCCCTTCCGGGGAAGGGGGCGTTCATGCCTGCCTTTGGGAGGAATATGAGCGACAAGGACCTTGCACAGGTGCTTGGCTACGTACGCGCTCGGTTCACACATCAAACTGAGTGGAAAAATCTCGAAGAAATCGTGGCGTCAAGTCGATCCAAGGAATAA